The following are encoded together in the Geobacter sulfurreducens PCA genome:
- the cimA gene encoding citramalate synthase yields the protein MSLVKLYDTTLRDGTQAEDISFLVEDKIRIAHKLDEIGIHYIEGGWPGSNPKDVAFFKDIKKEKLSQAKIAAFGSTRRAKVTPDKDHNLKTLIQAEPDVCTIFGKTWDFHVHEALRISLEENLELIFDSLEYLKANVPEVFYDAEHFFDGYKANPDYAIKTLKAAQDAKADCIVLCDTNGGTMPFELVEIIREVRKHITAPLGIHTHNDSECAVANSLHAVSEGIVQVQGTINGFGERCGNANLCSIIPALKLKMKRECIGDDQLRKLRDLSRFVYELANLSPNKHQAYVGNSAFAHKGGVHVSAIQRHPETYEHLRPELVGNMTRVLVSDLSGRSNILAKAEEFNIKMDSKDPVTLEILENIKEMENRGYQFEGAEASFELLMKRALGTHRKFFSVIGFRVIDEKRHEDQKPLSEATIMVKVGGKIEHTAAEGNGPVNALDNALRKALEKFYPRLKEVKLLDYKVRVLPAGQGTASSIRVLIESGDKESRWGTVGVSENIVDASYQALLDSVEYKLHKSEEIEGSKK from the coding sequence ATGAGCCTTGTAAAACTCTACGATACGACTCTCCGCGACGGAACCCAGGCGGAGGATATTTCCTTCCTCGTGGAGGACAAAATCCGGATCGCCCATAAACTCGATGAGATAGGCATTCACTACATCGAGGGTGGGTGGCCCGGCAGCAATCCGAAGGATGTTGCCTTTTTCAAGGACATCAAGAAAGAGAAACTCTCCCAGGCGAAGATCGCTGCGTTCGGTTCCACCCGTCGTGCCAAGGTAACCCCCGACAAGGACCATAACCTCAAGACCCTCATTCAGGCGGAACCAGATGTCTGCACCATATTCGGCAAGACATGGGATTTTCACGTGCATGAGGCACTGCGGATATCGCTCGAGGAAAATCTTGAGTTGATTTTCGACTCGCTGGAATACCTTAAGGCGAATGTTCCCGAGGTCTTCTACGACGCCGAGCACTTTTTCGACGGCTACAAGGCGAACCCGGACTACGCCATCAAGACCCTCAAGGCCGCTCAGGACGCAAAGGCCGACTGCATTGTTCTCTGCGACACCAACGGCGGTACCATGCCCTTCGAGCTTGTCGAGATTATCCGCGAGGTGCGCAAGCACATCACGGCCCCTCTCGGCATCCACACGCACAACGATTCAGAGTGCGCCGTTGCCAACTCCCTCCATGCGGTCAGCGAAGGAATTGTCCAAGTCCAGGGTACCATCAACGGTTTCGGCGAGCGCTGTGGCAATGCCAACCTCTGCTCGATCATCCCTGCCCTGAAACTCAAGATGAAGCGCGAGTGCATTGGGGACGACCAGCTTAGAAAACTTCGCGATCTTTCACGATTCGTCTACGAATTGGCCAACCTTTCGCCCAACAAGCATCAGGCATATGTGGGCAACTCGGCATTTGCCCACAAGGGCGGCGTCCACGTATCGGCCATCCAGCGCCATCCTGAAACCTATGAGCACCTGCGGCCGGAGCTGGTCGGCAACATGACGCGGGTACTCGTTTCCGACCTGTCTGGTCGCTCCAATATCCTTGCTAAGGCAGAAGAGTTCAATATCAAGATGGATAGCAAGGACCCCGTTACGCTCGAAATTCTCGAAAATATAAAGGAAATGGAGAACCGGGGTTACCAGTTCGAAGGGGCGGAAGCGTCGTTCGAGCTCCTCATGAAAAGAGCCCTCGGCACCCACCGCAAGTTTTTCTCGGTGATCGGTTTCCGGGTAATCGACGAAAAGCGCCATGAGGACCAGAAGCCTCTTTCTGAAGCTACAATCATGGTCAAGGTGGGGGGCAAAATCGAGCACACCGCAGCTGAGGGAAATGGTCCGGTGAATGCATTGGACAATGCTCTCCGCAAAGCCTTGGAGAAGTTTTATCCGCGCCTCAAGGAAGTAAAGCTGCTGGACTACAAGGTGCGCGTATTGCCGGCGGGGCAGGGGACGGCCTCGTCTATCAGGGTGCTCATCGAGTCTGGCGATAAAGAGAGCCGCTGGGGTACGGTCGGTGTTTCGGAAAACATTGTCGATGCATCCTACCAGGCTCTTCTGGACAGTGTGGAGTACAAGCTCCACAAAAGCGAAGAGATCGAAGGCTCCAAGAAGTGA
- a CDS encoding bifunctional ADP-dependent NAD(P)H-hydrate dehydratase/NAD(P)H-hydrate epimerase has translation MKVVSGETMQRMDRRAIDEFGIPGLVLMENAGRGCADAIREMFGRDGCIPVLVVAGKGNNGGDGYVIARLLAGEGWPVHTVVLARKDEIGGDARENLDRLDPSTVSYLPAGGTLSSLTARLDAAALVVDALLGTGLKNEVQGAYAEAIRHIAASARPVVSVDIPSGIDAATGKVLGVAVTASLTVTFALAKYGHVLYPGALHCGRLRVVNIGIPESVAREADGILYVDAAEAAAVVKRRDPCSHKGSFGHSLVIAGSVGKTGAAAMAANSAVRSGAGLVSLAVPASLNAILELKTTEAMTIPLADGGVGFLGDESLVPLRDAIRGRDAIALGPGLSWQPATAALVRHLLADIMVPLVLDADGLNAISEQTELLKGARPDTVVLTPHPGEMARLAGTTTAAVEADRIGVARDFAAQFGVYLILKGARSVIAAPDGRIALNGSGNPGMASGGMGDVLTGVVTALLGQGYEPFDACILGAFVHGHAADLVAADKGETGMSALDVQERLPYAFNSLIRLKGEQ, from the coding sequence ATGAAGGTGGTGAGCGGCGAAACCATGCAGCGGATGGACCGTCGCGCCATCGACGAGTTCGGTATCCCCGGCCTTGTCCTCATGGAAAACGCCGGCCGCGGATGTGCCGACGCCATCAGAGAGATGTTCGGCCGCGACGGCTGCATACCGGTCCTTGTGGTCGCGGGCAAGGGTAACAACGGCGGCGACGGCTATGTGATCGCTCGACTGCTGGCTGGGGAAGGGTGGCCGGTGCATACGGTTGTGCTTGCCCGTAAGGACGAAATTGGCGGTGATGCCCGCGAGAATCTGGACCGCCTCGACCCGTCGACGGTTTCTTACCTCCCTGCAGGGGGAACTCTTTCGTCCCTTACGGCTAGGCTCGACGCTGCGGCATTGGTGGTGGATGCCCTGCTGGGGACAGGGCTGAAGAACGAGGTGCAGGGCGCGTATGCCGAAGCGATCAGGCACATCGCAGCTTCAGCTCGGCCGGTTGTCTCGGTCGACATCCCGTCGGGTATCGACGCCGCAACGGGCAAGGTGCTCGGGGTTGCGGTCACGGCCAGTCTGACGGTAACCTTCGCCCTTGCAAAATACGGACACGTTCTTTATCCGGGGGCGCTGCACTGCGGCCGGCTGAGAGTTGTCAATATCGGTATTCCGGAGTCAGTCGCCCGGGAAGCGGACGGCATTCTCTACGTTGACGCGGCTGAGGCGGCAGCAGTGGTTAAGCGGCGGGACCCATGCTCCCACAAGGGGAGCTTCGGGCACAGCCTCGTTATAGCCGGGTCTGTCGGGAAGACGGGAGCCGCGGCAATGGCCGCGAACAGCGCCGTTCGAAGCGGAGCAGGCCTCGTTTCGCTGGCAGTTCCGGCAAGCCTTAATGCAATTCTCGAGTTAAAGACCACCGAGGCTATGACAATCCCGCTGGCTGACGGTGGGGTCGGTTTCCTCGGGGATGAGTCACTTGTTCCGCTGAGGGACGCGATTCGAGGCCGGGATGCGATAGCCCTTGGTCCCGGCCTGTCGTGGCAGCCAGCTACTGCCGCCCTTGTGCGGCACCTGCTGGCTGATATTATGGTGCCCCTCGTCCTTGACGCCGATGGCCTCAATGCAATTTCCGAGCAGACCGAACTCTTGAAGGGCGCGCGCCCCGACACCGTTGTCCTCACGCCCCATCCTGGGGAGATGGCGCGTCTTGCGGGAACCACCACTGCGGCGGTCGAAGCGGACCGTATCGGCGTTGCGCGAGACTTTGCCGCACAGTTCGGCGTCTATCTTATCCTCAAGGGCGCACGGTCCGTCATCGCGGCGCCCGATGGGCGCATCGCCCTCAACGGCAGCGGCAATCCGGGCATGGCCTCGGGGGGGATGGGGGATGTGCTCACTGGTGTTGTCACGGCACTCCTTGGACAGGGGTACGAACCATTCGACGCCTGCATACTGGGTGCTTTCGTTCACGGTCATGCCGCTGACCTGGTTGCTGCGGACAAGGGCGAGACAGGCATGTCCGCTCTCGATGTCCAGGAGCGGCTACCCTATGCATTCAATTCACTGATCCGTTTGAAGGGAGAACAATAA
- a CDS encoding aspartate kinase, with the protein MALVVQKYGGTSMGSIERIRNVAKRVAKTYDAGNDMVVVVSAMSGETNKLVALANEICEFPDTREYDVLVASGEQVSIALLAMCLKSMGYKAKSYHGWQIPIITDSAFSKARIESIDDTKVRADLKDGSIVIVAGFQGVDKDGNITTLGRGGSDTSAVAVAAAFKADVCEIFTDVDGVYTTDPNICQDARKIEKVSYDEMLELASLGAKVLQIRSVEFAKKYNVDVHVRSSFNENPGTMVTKEDKDMEAVLVSGIAYDKNEAKIAVMGVPDKPGIAAKILSPLSDANISVDMIVQNVSGGDLTDFTFTVTKADFKKALAITKEVAKEISAKEVAEDENISKISIVGVGMRSHAGVATKMFQTLAKEGINIQMISTSEIKVSVIVDAKYTELAVRVLHEAFGLSGK; encoded by the coding sequence ATGGCACTGGTGGTCCAGAAATACGGCGGCACCTCGATGGGGTCCATCGAGCGCATCCGCAATGTTGCCAAACGGGTCGCCAAGACCTATGACGCCGGAAACGATATGGTTGTTGTCGTTTCCGCCATGTCGGGAGAAACCAACAAGCTCGTGGCCCTCGCCAATGAGATTTGCGAATTCCCGGATACCCGCGAATATGATGTGCTGGTGGCGTCGGGCGAGCAGGTCTCCATAGCTCTCCTTGCCATGTGCCTCAAGTCGATGGGCTACAAGGCCAAGTCATATCATGGCTGGCAGATACCCATTATCACTGACAGCGCTTTCAGCAAGGCTCGAATCGAGAGCATCGACGACACCAAGGTGCGCGCTGACCTTAAAGACGGCTCCATTGTCATTGTCGCCGGTTTCCAGGGCGTCGACAAAGATGGCAATATCACTACTCTGGGCCGTGGTGGCTCCGATACCTCGGCGGTTGCCGTAGCTGCCGCCTTCAAAGCGGATGTGTGCGAGATTTTCACCGACGTGGACGGCGTTTATACCACTGATCCGAATATTTGCCAGGATGCCCGGAAAATTGAGAAGGTATCCTATGATGAGATGCTGGAACTCGCCTCGCTCGGGGCGAAGGTTCTTCAGATCCGTTCCGTAGAATTTGCGAAGAAGTACAATGTGGACGTTCATGTCCGCTCCAGCTTCAATGAAAATCCAGGGACCATGGTTACCAAGGAGGATAAGGATATGGAAGCAGTTCTCGTTTCGGGAATCGCCTACGACAAGAACGAAGCAAAAATTGCCGTGATGGGGGTACCCGACAAACCGGGAATCGCCGCCAAAATTCTGTCGCCCCTTTCCGACGCCAATATATCGGTCGATATGATTGTCCAGAATGTAAGCGGGGGTGACCTGACCGATTTCACCTTCACTGTTACCAAGGCAGATTTCAAGAAAGCCCTCGCCATCACCAAGGAAGTGGCCAAGGAGATCAGTGCCAAAGAGGTGGCAGAGGACGAAAACATTTCAAAAATATCCATCGTTGGTGTCGGCATGCGGAGCCATGCGGGGGTTGCCACCAAAATGTTCCAGACCCTTGCCAAGGAAGGGATCAACATCCAGATGATCTCCACTTCTGAAATCAAGGTTTCGGTCATTGTTGACGCAAAATACACCGAACTGGCCGTTCGGGTGCTTCACGAAGCGTTCGGACTCTCCGGCAAATAA
- a CDS encoding ComEA family DNA-binding protein gives MKPRTGHAVYLTLALAVMTLPLLFKGHGTSPLEIPAVAFVRSRSDDRPVSIMITGVPEKSGVYRVARGSTCQSVINMALPNSSVNYLPPATVGRILCDGDVVIVRNKNRATSDVSLGKLAVSQLMLMRIPLDPNRMDIKDWELLPGIGPELARRIVCDRQDNGDFSSFEALERVPGIGPKTLMSLKEFF, from the coding sequence GTGAAACCCCGCACCGGGCATGCGGTGTATCTCACCCTTGCCTTAGCGGTCATGACATTACCACTACTTTTCAAAGGCCATGGCACATCCCCTTTGGAGATTCCTGCTGTGGCCTTTGTGCGTTCGCGCTCCGATGACCGCCCCGTGAGCATCATGATAACCGGCGTACCGGAGAAGTCAGGCGTTTATCGGGTTGCCCGGGGATCCACATGCCAGAGCGTCATAAATATGGCGCTTCCCAACTCGTCGGTTAATTATCTTCCTCCTGCTACTGTGGGCCGTATCCTCTGCGATGGTGATGTCGTGATCGTGCGTAATAAGAACAGAGCAACCAGCGACGTTTCCTTGGGAAAACTGGCCGTTTCTCAGTTGATGCTGATGAGAATCCCTCTAGATCCAAATCGGATGGACATAAAGGATTGGGAGCTTTTGCCCGGCATCGGGCCTGAGCTTGCGAGACGGATAGTATGTGACCGTCAAGATAATGGCGATTTTTCGTCTTTTGAGGCATTGGAAAGGGTTCCGGGAATCGGTCCGAAGACGCTGATGTCACTAAAAGAATTTTTTTGA
- a CDS encoding CBS domain-containing protein, translated as MKTVRDIMTTNVVTARRETTIRELAELFSKYRIGSIPVVDEAGNLAGIVTESDLIEQDKSLHIPTVISLFDWVIYLESAKKFEREIQKVTGQTAGDIYTTEVESVTPETPVSTVADIMANKKLHTLPVVEGKKLVGIVSRIDLIRTMVG; from the coding sequence ATGAAGACTGTGCGCGACATAATGACAACCAACGTTGTTACAGCCAGGCGTGAGACCACCATACGGGAGCTTGCCGAGCTTTTTTCGAAATACCGGATCGGGAGTATCCCCGTTGTCGACGAAGCGGGCAACCTGGCGGGCATCGTCACCGAGTCCGACTTGATTGAGCAGGACAAAAGCCTGCACATTCCGACGGTCATATCGCTTTTCGATTGGGTTATCTATCTGGAAAGTGCCAAGAAGTTTGAACGGGAGATCCAGAAGGTAACCGGCCAGACCGCCGGAGATATCTATACCACCGAGGTTGAGAGCGTGACGCCGGAAACCCCGGTGAGCACGGTCGCTGATATCATGGCCAACAAAAAGCTCCACACGCTTCCGGTGGTTGAAGGGAAGAAGCTCGTGGGAATTGTCTCCCGTATTGATCTCATCAGAACCATGGTGGGGTAG
- a CDS encoding holo-[acyl-carrier-protein] synthase, with translation MIFGTGIDIVDITRFDRLVEEGNVRLFERLFTPHEMEYCAGKARSSQHYALRFAAKEAFLKACGLGLREGMTWHDVEVVNDTLGKPELKLHGKALKLATDLSLSRTFVSLSHDGAYAVALVVLERP, from the coding sequence ATGATTTTCGGTACCGGCATCGATATCGTCGACATTACCCGTTTCGACCGCCTGGTCGAAGAAGGGAACGTGCGTCTCTTCGAGCGGCTCTTTACGCCTCATGAAATGGAGTACTGTGCCGGCAAGGCCCGGAGCTCCCAGCACTATGCCCTGCGGTTCGCGGCCAAGGAGGCGTTTCTCAAGGCCTGCGGTCTCGGCCTGCGTGAAGGGATGACCTGGCATGACGTGGAGGTCGTCAATGATACTCTCGGTAAGCCCGAGCTCAAGCTCCACGGCAAAGCCCTGAAGCTGGCCACCGACCTGAGCCTCAGTCGGACTTTCGTTTCCCTTTCCCACGACGGAGCATACGCCGTCGCCCTAGTTGTGCTGGAGCGCCCATGA
- the clpP gene encoding ATP-dependent Clp endopeptidase proteolytic subunit ClpP has product MLVPIVVEQTGRGERSYDIYSRLLKDRIIFLGGPVDDHVANLVIAQMLFLEAEDPDKDIHLYINSPGGVVTSGMAIYDTMQYIKAPVSTICVGQAASMGALLLSGGEKGKRFSLKHSRIMIHQPLGGFQGQATDIHIHAQEILKLKKRLNEILAENTGQQLAKVEADTERDYFMSGAEAKDYGIIDNIIERNTPSGGTR; this is encoded by the coding sequence ATGCTTGTACCGATAGTGGTCGAACAAACGGGTAGGGGTGAACGTTCCTACGATATTTATTCGAGGCTCCTGAAGGATCGCATTATCTTTCTTGGCGGCCCCGTTGACGACCACGTTGCGAATCTGGTCATAGCCCAGATGCTTTTTCTCGAGGCCGAGGATCCGGACAAGGATATCCATCTGTACATCAACTCGCCGGGCGGCGTTGTAACATCGGGTATGGCCATCTACGACACCATGCAGTACATAAAAGCACCCGTGTCGACAATTTGCGTGGGGCAGGCCGCTTCAATGGGGGCGTTGCTTTTGTCGGGCGGGGAGAAGGGAAAGCGTTTCAGCTTGAAGCATTCCCGGATTATGATCCATCAGCCTTTAGGTGGATTCCAGGGTCAGGCAACGGATATTCATATTCATGCCCAGGAAATTCTGAAGCTTAAAAAACGGCTGAACGAGATTCTTGCCGAAAATACAGGGCAGCAACTGGCCAAGGTTGAAGCCGATACCGAGCGCGACTATTTTATGTCTGGAGCGGAGGCGAAGGACTATGGTATCATTGATAACATAATTGAGCGCAATACTCCCAGCGGAGGTACTCGGTGA
- the rph gene encoding ribonuclease PH → MRSDGRNPASLRNIRITRKYLKHAEGSVLVEFGDTKVLCTASVEESVPPFLRGKGGGWVTAEYSMLPRATHTRSPREAAKGKLGGRTHEIQRLIGRSLRAVTDLTLLGERSVLIDCDVLQADGGTRTASITGAYVALVDAFQWLVSQGTIATLPVREAVAAVSVGIVGGEVLLDLNYIEDSRADVDMNFVMTSSGRFVEVQGTAEAEPFTCAQMDDMRSLAMIGIERLMAIQQEVLEQ, encoded by the coding sequence ATGCGCTCAGACGGTCGCAACCCAGCATCACTCAGAAACATACGGATTACACGAAAGTATCTCAAACACGCCGAAGGCTCTGTTCTTGTTGAATTCGGTGACACAAAAGTTTTGTGCACCGCCTCAGTGGAGGAGTCGGTGCCCCCCTTTCTGCGCGGCAAGGGTGGGGGATGGGTAACGGCAGAGTATTCCATGTTGCCGCGTGCCACCCATACGCGATCCCCTCGTGAAGCCGCCAAGGGGAAGCTGGGGGGAAGGACCCATGAGATCCAGCGTCTCATCGGCCGTTCTTTGCGGGCCGTCACAGATTTGACGCTTCTTGGCGAACGAAGCGTACTGATTGATTGCGATGTGCTTCAGGCTGATGGAGGGACCCGGACAGCTTCTATTACAGGTGCCTACGTCGCACTGGTCGACGCGTTTCAATGGCTCGTATCGCAGGGGACTATTGCGACTCTGCCGGTCCGAGAGGCGGTCGCCGCTGTCAGTGTTGGGATAGTCGGCGGGGAAGTGTTGCTCGATCTGAACTACATTGAGGACTCGCGAGCCGATGTTGATATGAATTTTGTCATGACTTCGTCGGGACGTTTCGTGGAAGTGCAGGGAACCGCAGAGGCTGAACCTTTTACCTGCGCCCAGATGGATGATATGCGCTCCCTTGCCATGATCGGCATCGAACGTCTCATGGCCATTCAACAAGAGGTGCTTGAGCAGTGA
- a CDS encoding XTP/dITP diphosphatase — MTRLVVATRNKGKLREIAAILDGLPFTLLSLEDFPDFPEVEEDGKTFEENALKKASVAANITGLPALADDSGLVVDALDGKPGVYSARYSGENASDEANNAKLLSELESVPYEERTAAFRCTIALCSPGGKRYTFSGELHGVILDSPRGTGGFGYDPLFFVSEKGATMAELPLEAKNAVSHRGRALALLKDHLGWQGIE, encoded by the coding sequence GTGACCCGGCTGGTGGTAGCAACCCGCAACAAGGGTAAACTGCGAGAGATTGCTGCGATTCTGGACGGGTTGCCTTTCACGTTGTTGTCGCTCGAGGATTTCCCGGATTTCCCCGAAGTGGAAGAGGACGGCAAGACATTTGAAGAGAACGCCTTGAAAAAGGCTTCAGTTGCCGCCAATATTACAGGACTTCCTGCGCTCGCCGATGACTCGGGGCTCGTCGTTGACGCACTTGATGGAAAGCCGGGTGTTTACTCTGCCCGCTACTCGGGTGAGAACGCCAGCGACGAAGCAAATAATGCGAAGCTGTTGAGTGAGTTGGAATCAGTGCCTTACGAAGAACGCACGGCCGCTTTCCGGTGCACCATCGCCCTGTGTTCGCCCGGAGGAAAGAGATACACCTTCAGCGGGGAACTGCATGGGGTAATCCTTGATTCGCCGCGCGGTACCGGAGGGTTCGGCTATGATCCTCTCTTTTTCGTTTCCGAAAAAGGTGCAACCATGGCAGAACTCCCTCTTGAGGCCAAAAATGCCGTGAGTCACCGCGGCAGAGCCCTGGCTCTTCTGAAAGATCATCTTGGCTGGCAGGGGATTGAATAA
- the tig gene encoding trigger factor: MTSTVESLSSVKKKISFEIPADRVTSEIDKVFEKIRKRAAIKGFRKGKAPQSLIEKHYADVMEGDVLKNLFEETYFKALAEHKIFPVSHPVIDSDEIKRGTPFTYSATVEVLPEIDVKDYNGLEVAKETFTPDESIVEKRLQEMRENMSHLRSLEEGSVAEDGHFAVIDFTGYVDGVPFEGGSAESYQLELGSGRFIPGFEEQIVGMKTGESKSMSLNFPEDYWNKDLAGKEARFDVILSEIKVKELPELNDEFAAQMGEFDTITQLRDKIAELYEKQENDRIKADLQDRVVQALIEKNEIEVPSTLVDRQLQTMLANAQNRLAQQRLTFEMMGMNEESFKAQYRTVAENQVKGSLLLEAVAKKEGISVEEADIEKKLLEIAGGNEEELGRVKSFYEQNRAARENLVAHLAEEKVMSFLLGSAVISEKTKE; encoded by the coding sequence ATGACCAGCACTGTCGAGTCGCTCAGCAGCGTCAAAAAGAAAATTTCCTTTGAGATTCCGGCGGACCGCGTTACGTCCGAGATAGACAAGGTTTTTGAAAAGATCCGCAAGCGCGCGGCCATTAAGGGCTTCCGTAAAGGCAAAGCCCCCCAGTCACTCATTGAAAAGCATTATGCAGACGTCATGGAAGGTGACGTGCTGAAGAATCTGTTCGAGGAGACGTATTTCAAGGCGCTTGCCGAGCACAAAATCTTTCCCGTTTCCCATCCAGTAATTGACAGCGACGAAATAAAGCGCGGAACTCCGTTTACCTACTCCGCTACGGTCGAAGTTCTCCCCGAAATCGACGTAAAGGACTACAACGGACTTGAGGTTGCCAAGGAAACCTTCACGCCCGATGAGTCGATTGTTGAGAAGAGACTGCAGGAAATGCGTGAGAACATGTCTCACCTGAGGTCTCTGGAAGAGGGATCAGTGGCTGAAGATGGGCACTTCGCCGTCATTGACTTTACCGGTTACGTCGACGGTGTTCCGTTTGAAGGCGGCTCTGCCGAGAGTTACCAGCTTGAACTCGGTTCCGGCCGATTTATTCCCGGTTTTGAAGAACAGATCGTGGGTATGAAGACCGGCGAGTCGAAATCAATGTCGCTGAACTTTCCTGAGGACTACTGGAACAAAGATCTTGCCGGCAAAGAGGCCCGATTTGACGTGATCCTGAGTGAGATCAAGGTCAAAGAGCTCCCTGAGCTGAATGATGAGTTTGCCGCTCAGATGGGAGAGTTCGATACCATCACCCAACTGAGGGACAAGATTGCTGAACTGTACGAGAAGCAGGAAAACGACCGGATTAAAGCAGACCTTCAGGATCGGGTCGTGCAGGCGCTCATTGAGAAAAACGAAATAGAGGTTCCTTCGACGCTTGTGGACCGGCAACTGCAGACCATGCTGGCCAACGCACAGAACAGGCTTGCCCAGCAGCGGCTTACCTTCGAAATGATGGGAATGAACGAGGAGTCGTTCAAGGCCCAGTACCGTACCGTTGCTGAGAACCAGGTCAAGGGTTCGCTTCTTCTTGAAGCCGTTGCCAAAAAAGAAGGAATTTCGGTCGAAGAGGCTGACATCGAGAAAAAACTGCTGGAAATTGCAGGAGGCAACGAGGAGGAGCTCGGCCGCGTAAAGAGCTTTTACGAGCAGAATCGTGCGGCACGGGAAAATCTTGTAGCGCACTTGGCCGAGGAGAAGGTCATGTCGTTTCTTCTGGGTAGCGCAGTAATCAGCGAGAAGACGAAAGAGTAA
- a CDS encoding DHH family phosphoesterase — protein MGEGCSLAKTKSYTDEMLNWVRGKGKILIVVHDNPDPDCLASAIALRHLFVMKLNRDATIAFSGMIGRSENIAMAKQLQIPLTPLALIDYQDFSVTCMLDTQPGAGNNSLPPDKRVDILIDHHPRREAGLRCRWDDIREEYGVTATIVYEYLQAQDVPIGSNLATALFYAIKSETQDLGREAARPDRDAYLKLFPLANKKLLYEITYPKLHVEYYLTINRAIEHSRIYGNLLATNLQEVSFPEIVAEMADFFLRLEGVDVVLAIGRFHNEIILSVRTSRHDVNAGTLIKRLVEGRGAAGGHGMMAGGKIEGLSDSAAELEDIEQLLVRRFIDIFALGHIRSLSLSALRRTALPALAAEIDNLHHIV, from the coding sequence ATGGGAGAAGGTTGTTCGCTTGCAAAGACGAAGAGTTACACGGACGAAATGCTCAACTGGGTGAGGGGCAAGGGCAAGATCCTAATCGTTGTTCACGACAATCCGGACCCCGATTGTCTCGCCTCTGCCATAGCGCTGCGGCATCTGTTCGTTATGAAGCTGAACAGGGATGCCACAATTGCTTTTTCCGGCATGATCGGCAGGAGCGAGAACATCGCCATGGCCAAGCAACTGCAAATCCCCCTGACCCCGCTGGCCCTCATCGATTATCAGGATTTTTCCGTTACGTGCATGCTCGATACCCAGCCGGGGGCGGGCAATAATTCACTCCCCCCTGACAAGCGGGTTGATATTCTTATTGATCATCACCCCAGACGGGAAGCCGGCTTGAGATGCCGATGGGATGATATCCGCGAAGAATACGGCGTAACTGCAACCATCGTCTATGAATATCTGCAGGCCCAGGATGTCCCTATTGGCAGCAATCTCGCCACGGCGCTGTTTTATGCGATTAAGTCGGAAACACAGGATCTTGGTCGCGAGGCCGCCCGACCCGATAGAGATGCCTATCTGAAGCTTTTCCCCCTGGCCAACAAAAAACTGCTCTATGAAATCACCTATCCAAAGCTTCATGTGGAATATTACCTCACGATCAACCGCGCTATTGAACATTCACGTATCTATGGAAATCTGCTGGCAACAAATCTTCAAGAAGTAAGTTTTCCGGAAATTGTCGCCGAGATGGCGGATTTTTTTCTCCGGCTTGAAGGGGTCGATGTTGTGCTGGCGATTGGCCGATTTCACAACGAAATCATTCTTTCAGTGCGCACCTCCCGGCACGACGTTAATGCAGGAACGTTGATCAAGCGGCTCGTCGAGGGCAGAGGCGCCGCTGGAGGCCATGGCATGATGGCGGGGGGGAAAATCGAAGGACTTTCCGATTCCGCTGCGGAACTGGAGGATATCGAGCAACTCCTCGTCCGTCGTTTTATCGATATCTTCGCGCTGGGGCACATTCGGTCGCTGTCGTTGAGTGCTCTCAGGCGTACGGCTCTGCCGGCCCTTGCCGCCGAGATTGACAACCTGCATCACATCGTTTAA
- the tsaE gene encoding tRNA (adenosine(37)-N6)-threonylcarbamoyltransferase complex ATPase subunit type 1 TsaE — MVFNVTSRCEEETERLGELLGRELSAGAFVALAGELGSGKTRFARGVARGLGVAETVPITSPTFTLLNEYRGRIPLYHFDLYRLGGVDDAAALGFDEYFHGTGVCLVEWAERLGDDLPVERIDITFRHEDETIRLLEFVPYGITYEALLKKCFDHWSDSCY; from the coding sequence GTGGTGTTTAATGTCACTTCGCGGTGCGAGGAGGAGACCGAGCGACTCGGGGAACTTCTGGGCAGAGAGCTGTCAGCCGGGGCATTCGTTGCCCTGGCGGGGGAGTTGGGAAGCGGAAAAACCCGGTTTGCCCGCGGAGTGGCGCGCGGACTCGGCGTTGCTGAAACGGTCCCCATAACCAGCCCGACCTTTACCCTCCTCAATGAATACCGAGGCCGTATTCCCCTCTACCATTTCGATCTGTACCGGCTGGGCGGCGTTGACGACGCAGCGGCTCTCGGTTTCGACGAATACTTCCATGGAACAGGTGTTTGTCTCGTGGAATGGGCCGAACGTCTGGGTGATGATCTGCCTGTGGAGCGGATTGACATCACCTTTCGACACGAGGATGAAACCATCCGTCTTCTGGAGTTCGTTCCTTACGGCATAACCTATGAAGCTTTATTAAAAAAATGTTTTGACCACTGGTCTGATTCCTGCTATTAA